The Thermotoga neapolitana DSM 4359 sequence TATGGCCATGAGGACGAGCGCTATAAGAAGGGTCACAACGGATCTGGCAACTTTTCCGAATATGATGAAATAATAGGCAAGAATCGCAAACGTTAGCACAAGCAGTGCTTCGTTCATCTTCTTCGCCTCCTTGACATGGGATTATTCTAGCACCGGTTTTTTTAAAAGAATTATTCAAAACGGTGAATTTCCTAACAAAAATGGTAGAATAAGACTCAAAGGAGCGATGAAGCATGAGGATTCAAAGGAGAATCATAAAAATGTTTGCTTCTATACACCATCATCACCGCTTCGGCCCGGCGGTTTCTCCACCGGGAGTTTGGCGGTGAGAAATCGTACGGGCCACGTCGAAAAGACGTGGCCCTTTTGTTTATTCGAGGAGGTGGACTTCTTGGATTTCGAAAAGGTGATTTCCTTCTACAGAAAAGCCTCAAAGGTTGGTTACGCACCTTTTTTCTCTCCTGCCTTTGAGAAAATGGAAAGTGTGTCCGGTGAAAGTGACTTTTTCCTTGACAGAAAAGGGAATCTCTATCGTGTGCGGAGTGATTTCACAAAATCTGTGCTAAATCATAGAAAAAAACAGGCTTTCACTTCCAAAATGAAAGTGTGGTACGCGGACTTCGTCTACAGATATTTCGGAGAAGAGATGGTGGCGGAGTATCAACTCGGCCTTGAAAACATTCCAAGAGAATCCCTCAACGATACGTTCGAGGTGCTCGAGATCATAACAGAAAGTGTGCTTGAGATGTTCACCGGGCCACTGATAGTGGAAATAGGTCACACGAAGGTCTATGAAGATTTGCTGAGGACCGTCCCAAAGGATATTCACGAGAAGGTGCTCAATCTGATCGACACAAAGAACCTCGCGGAGATAGAGTTCCTTTCTCGAATGAAAGGTATCGATCTTTCTCGAATAGAAAAGATCATAGAGGACAGCATATACAGACGATCTCCCGAAAACCTTGAGGGGATGAATCTTCCCTCTTCTGTGAAAGAAGACCTCCTTTCCGTTTCTTCCTTCCTTCAGCGAAGATTTCCGAGTGTCCTTGTTGAAGTGGATCTCACTCTGGCAAGGACCATAGAGGAGTACAGCGGTGTGATCTTCACCATCTATGACACATCGGCCTCCAAACTCGTGGCAGCCGGCGGTGAGTATTCGATAAACGGAGAAAAGGGTGTGGGAGGATCCATCTTTCTGGAGGGGAAAACATGTTGAAACTCGCGATTCCAAAAGGAAGACTCGAAGAAAAGGTAATGGAGTTGCTCAAAAAAGCAGGATACACTTTCCAAAAAGAGTCCTCCATCCTTCGTGAAGGAGAGGACG is a genomic window containing:
- a CDS encoding ATP phosphoribosyltransferase regulatory subunit, whose product is MDFLDFEKVISFYRKASKVGYAPFFSPAFEKMESVSGESDFFLDRKGNLYRVRSDFTKSVLNHRKKQAFTSKMKVWYADFVYRYFGEEMVAEYQLGLENIPRESLNDTFEVLEIITESVLEMFTGPLIVEIGHTKVYEDLLRTVPKDIHEKVLNLIDTKNLAEIEFLSRMKGIDLSRIEKIIEDSIYRRSPENLEGMNLPSSVKEDLLSVSSFLQRRFPSVLVEVDLTLARTIEEYSGVIFTIYDTSASKLVAAGGEYSINGEKGVGGSIFLEGKTC